The genomic DNA TGGATTTTGAAGTGCGTGACAACGACTTCGTGACCATCCTCGGCCCCTCGGGCTGCGGCAAGTCCACGTTGCTGCGCATCGTGGCGGGGCTGGACCACGCCACCAGCGGCCGTGTGCTGCTCGACGGCATGCCAGTGAAGGGCCCTGGCGCAGAGCGCGGCATGGTGTTCCAGAGCTATACGCTGTTCCCCTGGCTCACCATTGAGCAGAACATCCGTTTTGGCCTGCGCGAGCGGGGCATGCCCGAGGCCCTGCAAAAGGAGCGCGCGGCGTACTTCATTGCTAAGGTCGGCCTTCGCGGCTTCGAGCAGCATTTCCCCAAGCAGCTGTCGGGCGGCATGCAGCAGCGCACCGCCATTGCACGCGCGCTGGCCAACGTCCCCAAGATTTTGCTGATGGACGAGCCCTTTGGCGCGCTCGACAACCAGACCCGCGTGCTGATGCAAGAGTTGCTGCTCGGCATCTGGGAAGCGGAGCGCAAGACCGTGCTCTTCGTCACCCACGACATCGACGAAGCCATCTTCATGGCCAACCGCGTGGCCGTGTTCAGCGCCCGGCCTGGCCGCATCAAGACCGAGCTGGCGGTGGACTTGCCGCACCCGCGCCATTACACAATCAAGACCAGCCCTGAGTTCATGGACCTCAAGGCGCGCCTCACGGAAGAGATCCGCGCCGAATCCATGGCGGCGGATCTGCATTGATCTGAAAACGCACATCCCATGAGCGCCCGTCTTTCCCGCAGCACCGTAGCCACTGCACCCCGCAGAGCCTCGCCTGCCAAGGCCGTGGCAGCCGTGGCTGCGCCCGCACCGGCGATGGCGCTGTACGAGCAGATCAAGGACCACATCTCGCGCAAGATCCAGGAAGGCATCTGGCGCGCGGGCGACCGCCTGCCGTCCGAAAACGAGCTGGTCACCCAGTTCGGCATCTCGCGCATGACGGTGAACCGCGCGCTGCGCGAACTGGTGGAGCAGGGCCGCATCGTGCGCGTGGCAGGTGTGGGCAGCTTCGTGGCGGAAGACAAGCCCCAGTCCACGCTGCTGCAGATCGCCAACCTCGCGAGCGAAATCCGCCAGCGGGGGCACGACTACCGATGCGACGTGCTGGCCGTGGAGCGCATCTCGGCCACGCTCGAAGTGGCGGCAGCGCTGGACCTGCGCACGGGCGAGTCGGTGTTCCACTCGCTGTGCGTCCACCGCGAGGATGGCCTGCCCGTCCAACTGGAAGACCGCCACGTGAACCCGCGCCAGGTGCCCCAGTTCGCCGCGCAGGACTTCACGCAACTGCAACCCTCCGAATACCTGGTGCGCAACGTGCCGTTCGACCAGATCGAGCATGTGGTCGATGCCGTCATGCCCACCGCCGAGCAGGCCGCGCTGCTGGAGATGTCTCCGCAGGAGCCCTGCCTGCTGCTCACCCGCCGCACCTGGTCGCGCGGGGTGCCCATCACCGTGGTGCGGTGTTTGCACCCCGCCACCCGCTACCGTTTGGGCAGCCGCTTCCGGGCCGACGGCAACCCCGTCGCTGGTTGATGGCTGTTGGTCAAAAGCCCCAGAATTTCTTTCGCTTGTACCTACTTGTATATACAGGATCAACACCATGACAAAAGCCACCACTTCCTCCCTGACCCTGCTCCCCGGCCATGTGTCGTTGGCCGCTCTGCGCAGCATCTATGCCGCGCCCGTGCAATTGTCGCTGGACCCGTCCGCGCGCGCCCTCATGCAGGCGTCGCTGGCCACGGTGCAGCGCATCGTGGACGAAGACCAGGTGGTCTATGGCATCAACACCGGCTTTGGAAAGCTCGCCAGCACCAAGATCGCCCACGCGCGCCTGGCCGAGTTGCAGCGCAACCTGGTGCTGTCGCACAGCGTGGGCACGGGCGATGCGCTGGCGGACGATGTGGTGCGCCTCATCCTTGCGACCAAGGCCATCAGCCTGGCGCGCGGCCACTCCGGCATCCGGCCTGAAATCGTGGATGCGCTGCTGGCCATGGCGAACGCCAATGTGCTTCCTGTTATTCCGGCCAAGGGCTCGGTCGGCGCGTCGGGTGACCTGGCGCCGCTCGCCCACCTGGCCTGTGTGCTAATCGGTGAAGGGCAGGCCAAGGTGAATGGCACGGTGGTGTCGGGGGCCGAGGCCATGCGCTCTATCGGCCTTGCACCGTTCGTGCTGGGTCCCAAGGAAGGGCTGGCGCTGCTCAACGGCACGCAGGTGTCCACCTCGCTCGCGCTGGCCGGGCTGTTTGGTGCCGAGAGCGTGTTCGCTGCCGCGCTGGTGGCAGGCTGTCTGTCGCTCGAAGCCATCAAGGGTTCGGTCAAGCCGTTTGATGCACGCATCCACGAGGCACGCGGCCAGACCGGGCAGATCGCCGTGGCCGCTGCCGTGCGCGCGCTGCTCGATGGCAGCGCCATCGATACCTCGCACCCCAACTGCGGCCGCGTGCAAGACCCGTATTCCATCCGCTGCGTGCCGCAGGTGATGGGCGCGTGCCTCGATAACCTGCACCATGCCGCACGCGTGCTCACCATCGAGGCGAATGCGGCGTCTGACAATCCGCTCGTTTTTGACAACGGCGACGTGATCTCCGGCGGCAACTTCCACGCCGAGCCCGTGGCCTTCGTGGCAGACATCATCGCACTGGCCGTGGCCGAGATTGGCGCCATCTCCGAGCGCCGCCTGTCGCTGCTGCTGGACCCAGGTCTCTCAGGCCTGCCCGCCTTCCTGATCCGCGACAGCGGCGTCAATTCAGGCTTCATGATCGCCCAGGTCACCGCTGCAGCGCTGGCGGCCGAGAACCAATGCCTGGCCAACCCCAGCAGCGTGACCAGCCTGCCCACATCGGCCAACCAGGAAGACCATGTCTCCATGGCCACCTACGGCGCGCGGCGCCTGGGCGACATGGTGCGCAATGCGGCGGTGATGGTGGGCATCGAAGCCATGGCCGCTGCCCAGGGCATGGAGTTCGACCGTGCCTTGAAGTCATCGCCTTTGGTGGAAGACCAGTTCGCCGCCATCCGCCAGCGCGTGGCGTATCTGGAGCAGGACCGCTACCTCGCCACCGACATCGAAGCGATGCGCGAGTGGGCGATGCACACGCCGTGGCCTGCGCCGCTGCTGCAGTGCCTGCCCAGCCACGCCTGATTTCCTTCCATTCACACCCATCGATTCCCAGGAGCCCACCATGAACGCCAACGACGCCATCATCGCTGCCGCAGCTTCCTCCATCCCCAGCACCGACCCGCGCCACGACGCCAGCCGCGTGATCCGCGCGCCGCGCGGCAACCAGCTCACCTGCAAGAGCTGGCTCACCGAGGCCGCCTACCGCATGATCCAGAACAACCTGGACGCCGAAGTGGCCGAGCGCCCACAAGACCTGGTGGTGTACGGCGGCATCGGCCGCGCCGCGCGCAACTGGGAGTGCTATGACCAGATCCTCGCCTCGCTCAAGGACCTGAACGACGACGAAACCCTGCTCATCCAGTCCGGCAAGCCCGTGGGCGTGTTCAAGACCCACGCCAACGCGCCCCGCGTGCTGCTGGCCAACTCCAACCTGGTGCCCAAGTGGGCCAACTGGGAGCACTTCAGCGAGCTGGACCAGAAGGGCCTGTTCATGTACGGCCAGATGACGGCGGGCAGCTGGATCTACATCGGCACGCAGGGCATCGTGCAGGGCACCTACGAGACCTTTGCCGAGGCAGGCCGCAAGCACTACGGCGGCTCGCTGGAGGGCAAGTGGATCCTGACTGCGGGCCTGGGCGGCATGGGCGGCGCGCAGCCACTGGCCGCCACCTTTGCGGGTGCGGTGTCGCTCAACATCGAGTGCCAGCAAAGCAGCATCGACTTTCGCCTGCGCACACGCTACGTGGACAAGCAGGCGCGTGACATCGACCATGCGTTTGAACTCATCCAGCAGCACACGGCGGCCAAGGAAGCTATCTCCATCGCGCTACTGGGCAATGCGGCCGACGTGCTGCCTGAACTGGTGAAGCGTGCCCAGGCAGGTGGCTTGAAGCCCGATTTGGTAACCGACCAGACCTCGGCCCACGACCTCGTCAACGGCTACCTGCCCGCAGGCTGGACCGTGGCGCAGTGGCGCGCCGCGCAGCAGGACGTGACGCAGCACGAAGCGCTGAAGAAAGCCGCCGCCAAATCCTGCGCCGTGCATGTGCAGGCCATGCTCGACTTCCAGTCGATGGGCATCCCGGTGGTGGACTATGGCAACAACATCCGCCAAGTGGCATTTGATGAAGGCGTTAAGAACGCGTTCGACTTCCCTGGCTTCGTGCCTGCCTACATCCGCCCGCTGTTCTGCGAAGGCAAAGGGCCGTTCCGTTGGGTGGCGCTGTCGGGGGACCCGGAGGACATCCGCAAGACCGACGCCAAGATCAAGGAGCTGTTCCCCGAGAACAAACACGTGCACCGCTGGCTCGACATGGCGGGCGAGCGCATCGCCTTCCAGGGCTTGCCCGCGCGCATCTGCTGGCTGGGCCTGGGCGAGCGCCACATCGCGGGCCTGGCCTTCAACGAGATGGTCAAGAGCGGCGAGCTCAAGGCGCCCATCGTCATCGGCCGCGACCACCTGGACACTGGCAGCGTGGCCAGCCCCAACCGCGAGACCGAAGGCATGAAGGACGGCACCGACGCCGTGAGCGACTGGCCGCTGCTCAATGCGCTGCTCAACACTTCGGGCGGCGCCACCTGGGTCAGCCTGCACCAC from Acidovorax sp. T1 includes the following:
- the hutU gene encoding urocanate hydratase, with amino-acid sequence MNANDAIIAAAASSIPSTDPRHDASRVIRAPRGNQLTCKSWLTEAAYRMIQNNLDAEVAERPQDLVVYGGIGRAARNWECYDQILASLKDLNDDETLLIQSGKPVGVFKTHANAPRVLLANSNLVPKWANWEHFSELDQKGLFMYGQMTAGSWIYIGTQGIVQGTYETFAEAGRKHYGGSLEGKWILTAGLGGMGGAQPLAATFAGAVSLNIECQQSSIDFRLRTRYVDKQARDIDHAFELIQQHTAAKEAISIALLGNAADVLPELVKRAQAGGLKPDLVTDQTSAHDLVNGYLPAGWTVAQWRAAQQDVTQHEALKKAAAKSCAVHVQAMLDFQSMGIPVVDYGNNIRQVAFDEGVKNAFDFPGFVPAYIRPLFCEGKGPFRWVALSGDPEDIRKTDAKIKELFPENKHVHRWLDMAGERIAFQGLPARICWLGLGERHIAGLAFNEMVKSGELKAPIVIGRDHLDTGSVASPNRETEGMKDGTDAVSDWPLLNALLNTSGGATWVSLHHGGGVGMGYSQHSGMVIVADGTEAAAQRLANVLVNDCGSGVMRHADAGYELAVETAKKQGLKLPMVK
- a CDS encoding ABC transporter ATP-binding protein, with translation MSRVSIQAVSRVFETAKGQRTQALQPVDFEVRDNDFVTILGPSGCGKSTLLRIVAGLDHATSGRVLLDGMPVKGPGAERGMVFQSYTLFPWLTIEQNIRFGLRERGMPEALQKERAAYFIAKVGLRGFEQHFPKQLSGGMQQRTAIARALANVPKILLMDEPFGALDNQTRVLMQELLLGIWEAERKTVLFVTHDIDEAIFMANRVAVFSARPGRIKTELAVDLPHPRHYTIKTSPEFMDLKARLTEEIRAESMAADLH
- the hutC gene encoding histidine utilization repressor, which codes for MSARLSRSTVATAPRRASPAKAVAAVAAPAPAMALYEQIKDHISRKIQEGIWRAGDRLPSENELVTQFGISRMTVNRALRELVEQGRIVRVAGVGSFVAEDKPQSTLLQIANLASEIRQRGHDYRCDVLAVERISATLEVAAALDLRTGESVFHSLCVHREDGLPVQLEDRHVNPRQVPQFAAQDFTQLQPSEYLVRNVPFDQIEHVVDAVMPTAEQAALLEMSPQEPCLLLTRRTWSRGVPITVVRCLHPATRYRLGSRFRADGNPVAG
- the hutH gene encoding histidine ammonia-lyase, with the translated sequence MTKATTSSLTLLPGHVSLAALRSIYAAPVQLSLDPSARALMQASLATVQRIVDEDQVVYGINTGFGKLASTKIAHARLAELQRNLVLSHSVGTGDALADDVVRLILATKAISLARGHSGIRPEIVDALLAMANANVLPVIPAKGSVGASGDLAPLAHLACVLIGEGQAKVNGTVVSGAEAMRSIGLAPFVLGPKEGLALLNGTQVSTSLALAGLFGAESVFAAALVAGCLSLEAIKGSVKPFDARIHEARGQTGQIAVAAAVRALLDGSAIDTSHPNCGRVQDPYSIRCVPQVMGACLDNLHHAARVLTIEANAASDNPLVFDNGDVISGGNFHAEPVAFVADIIALAVAEIGAISERRLSLLLDPGLSGLPAFLIRDSGVNSGFMIAQVTAAALAAENQCLANPSSVTSLPTSANQEDHVSMATYGARRLGDMVRNAAVMVGIEAMAAAQGMEFDRALKSSPLVEDQFAAIRQRVAYLEQDRYLATDIEAMREWAMHTPWPAPLLQCLPSHA